One genomic segment of Arachis duranensis cultivar V14167 chromosome 4, aradu.V14167.gnm2.J7QH, whole genome shotgun sequence includes these proteins:
- the LOC107485105 gene encoding fibrillin protein 5 homolog, whose amino-acid sequence MLHFLSLIVKSSSRRVTKLFHASMAGCHVSPVIFRTMDIMKLQRLAPPENLSRMNTSRFGGRPLWFKPFTVVKVGEQSFGSGLVMDDTLAEKKRELYQAVEGINRGIFGLPSAKKFEIESLVQQLEYINPTPDPTLRLDKVAGCWRLVYSTISILGSKRTKLGLRDFISLDEFFQTIDIAKSKAVNVIEFSAKGLSLLSGQLSIEASFKIASATRVDINFESSTITPDQLMNVFRKNYNLLLGIFNPEGWLEITYVDDNMRIGRDDKGNIFVLERFEDRTSTQAGGGSLYQAANQAVNQSINQIPLHFLFPTVKG is encoded by the exons ATGCTTCATTTTCTGTCTCTCATTGTTAAATCTTCTTCTAGAAGGGTCACCAAGTTATTTCATGCATCAATGGCCGGTTGTCATGTGAGTCCTGTGATTTTTAGAACCATGGATATCATGAAGCTTCAAAGATTGGCTCCACCTGAGAATCTTTCAAGGATGAACACCTCGAGATTTGGTGGCAGACCGCTCTGGTTTAAACCCTTCACTGTTGTTAAAGTTGGAGAACAGAGCTTTGGGTCAGGCTTGGTTATGGATGACACACTTGCTGAGAAGAAAAGAGAGCTTTACCAGGCAGTGGAAG GAATCAACAGGGGGATTTTTGGACTCCCATCTGCcaagaaatttgaaattgaGAGTCTGGTGCAGCAGCTAGAATATATAAATCCAACTCCAGACCCAACTCTAAGACTAGACAAG GTGGCTGGGTGTTGGAGGCTTGTTTATAGCACAATCTCAATTTTGGGATCCAAGAGAACCAAGTTAGGCCTGAGAGACTTTATCTCATTGGATGAGTTTTTTCAAACCATTGACATAGCCAAG AGCAAAGCAGTTAATGTGATCGAGTTCAGCGCAAAGGGGTTGAGTTTGTTGTCGGGACAGCTTAGCATTGAGGCTTCTTTCAAGATTGCTTCTGCAACA AGGGTTGACATTAACTTCGAAAGCTCCACCATTACCCCTGATCAG TTGATGAATGTATTCCGGAAAAACTATAATCTTCTGTTGGGCATCTTCAATCCAGAGGGATGGTTGGAAATCAC ATATGTTGACGACAACATGAGGATTGGAAGGGACGACAAGGGTAATATCTTTGTACTGGAAAGATTTGAAGATAGAA CATCGACACAAGCAGGAGGAGGATCCTTATATCAAGCAGCCAATCAAGCagtcaatcaatcaatcaatcaaatcCCTTTACACTTTCTTTTTCCAACTGTAAAGGGCTAA
- the LOC107485099 gene encoding uncharacterized protein LOC107485099: MAEYETHEQGEGVPKETAVQALNTIIQLHFEKTLEKKRAIDLQKKELQKVFQVLFIFLSLVLLALSQSPQRLQCRHCWIPITLLSIAHLMFYVSVAQTLRCINGFKYQRRCHKLTLGLATEKLRDMKLRLATTTNNNDFVSEDDFEIHYQEPPESYFGKFKRNWALHFAFLIFIYGFMVSASVVLLCF, encoded by the coding sequence ATGGCAGAGTACGAAACGCATGAACAAGGCGAAGGTGTGCCGAAGGAAACAGCAGTGCAAGCATTGAACACCATAATCCAGCTGCACTTCGAGAAGACTCTGGAGAAGAAGCGCGCCATTGACCTCCAAAAGAAAGAGCTCCAGAAGGTGTTCCAGGTGCTCTTCATCTTCCTCTCACTCGTCTTGTTGGCACTCTCTCAGTCGCCGCAGCGCCTCCAATGCCGCCACTGCTGGATCCCCATCACTCTCCTCTCCATCGCACACCTCATGTTCTACGTCTCTGTGGCACAGACCCTCAGATGCATCAATGGATTCAAGTACCAGAGAAGGTGCCACAAGCTCACACTTGGCTTGGCCACCGAGAAGCTCAGGGACATGAAGCTAAGACTCGCCACCACCACTAACAACAATGACTTTGTTTCTGAGGATGACTTTGAGATTCACTACCAGGAACCACCTGAGTCCTACTTTGGTAAGTTCAAGAGGAATTGGGCTCTTCATTTTGCCTTCTTGATTTTCATCTATGGCTTCATGGTCTCTGCCTCTGTCGTTCTTCTCTGCTTCTAA